The Listeria sp. PSOL-1 genome includes a region encoding these proteins:
- the coaA gene encoding type I pantothenate kinase, with product MTKLNHYFHFARDEWRQLEVSKDQILTAAELEQIRGLNDRISLDDISEIYLPLIKLIAIQYHEAIFIHEEKMEYLKKKEQRAPFIIALSGSVAVGKSTTARVFKLMLDRWFSKTRQVELVTTDGFLYPNHELLKRGLMNKKGFPESYDKARFSEFLINLKTNKNKVEIPLYSHFTYDVLPETRTIRNPDIVIIEGINVLQVDSAENVFPSDFFDFSVYVDAAEENIKKWYLERFFILRETAFQDVNSYFHQYTKVSKEEAGRFALEIWDTINGVNLKENIEKTKYRANLILYKGRNHLVSDVYLRK from the coding sequence ATGACTAAACTTAACCATTACTTTCATTTCGCGCGTGATGAATGGCGTCAACTTGAAGTTAGTAAAGATCAGATTTTAACAGCGGCAGAGTTAGAGCAAATTCGCGGCCTAAATGACCGGATTTCATTAGATGATATTTCAGAAATTTATTTACCGCTAATTAAGCTGATTGCGATTCAATATCATGAAGCCATTTTTATCCATGAGGAGAAGATGGAGTATCTCAAAAAGAAAGAACAGCGTGCGCCATTTATTATTGCACTCTCTGGAAGCGTTGCTGTTGGAAAAAGTACGACGGCACGTGTCTTTAAACTCATGTTAGATCGCTGGTTTTCAAAAACGAGACAAGTAGAGCTTGTTACAACAGATGGATTTTTATATCCTAATCATGAGCTTTTGAAACGTGGTTTAATGAATAAAAAAGGTTTTCCTGAAAGTTATGATAAAGCACGTTTTAGTGAGTTTTTGATTAATCTTAAGACAAATAAAAATAAGGTGGAAATTCCGCTTTACTCCCACTTTACTTATGATGTGTTACCTGAAACACGCACCATTAGAAACCCAGATATTGTGATTATCGAGGGGATTAACGTACTTCAAGTTGATTCAGCAGAAAATGTATTTCCAAGTGATTTCTTTGATTTTTCCGTTTATGTGGATGCCGCTGAAGAAAATATAAAAAAATGGTATTTAGAACGTTTTTTTATATTACGTGAAACAGCTTTTCAAGATGTAAATTCTTATTTTCATCAGTATACGAAAGTCAGTAAGGAGGAAGCAGGACGCTTTGCTCTTGAAATTTGGGATACAATTAATGGTGTTAATTTAAAAGAAAACATTGAAAAAACCAAGTATCGCGCGAACCTTATTCTCTATAAAGGACGTAATCATTTGGTTTCTGATGTATATTTAAGAAAATAA
- a CDS encoding ABC transporter ATP-binding protein produces MEALIRATDLNVSLHKKQILHNISIEVNQGEIYGLIGPSGAGKTTLVKTIIGMEKATSGRIEVLQTKMPSLKVITNIGYMAQSDALYSDLTAQENLDFFASLYSLKGNLKRKRIDYALQLVDLENERKKKVSAFSGGMKRRLSLAISLLQDPDILILDEPTVGIDPELRRSIWAELDKLKQSGKCIVVTTHVMDEAEKCDRLAMVRDGRIIALGTPKELASEAESNKLEDAFLKFGRNKK; encoded by the coding sequence ATGGAGGCGCTTATTCGTGCGACAGATTTAAATGTCAGCTTACATAAAAAGCAAATTTTACACAACATATCCATTGAAGTAAACCAAGGTGAAATTTACGGCTTAATCGGTCCATCTGGAGCAGGAAAAACAACACTTGTTAAAACGATTATCGGTATGGAAAAGGCAACAAGCGGACGGATTGAAGTACTGCAAACGAAAATGCCATCGCTAAAAGTGATTACAAATATTGGTTATATGGCGCAGTCTGATGCACTTTATAGTGATTTAACCGCACAAGAAAATCTCGACTTTTTTGCCTCGTTATATTCCTTGAAAGGCAATTTGAAAAGAAAACGAATCGATTATGCATTACAGCTAGTCGACTTAGAAAATGAGCGTAAGAAGAAAGTCAGTGCTTTTTCAGGCGGCATGAAAAGACGCTTGTCACTTGCCATTTCACTTCTTCAAGATCCTGATATTTTAATTTTAGACGAACCAACAGTTGGGATTGATCCTGAACTTAGAAGATCAATTTGGGCCGAATTAGATAAGCTGAAGCAGTCAGGGAAATGTATTGTAGTAACAACCCATGTCATGGATGAAGCTGAAAAGTGCGACCGATTAGCGATGGTTCGTGATGGACGGATCATTGCGCTTGGAACACCAAAAGAGCTTGCTAGTGAGGCGGAAAGTAATAAACTTGAAGATGCGTTTTTAAAATTTGGGAGGAATAAAAAATGA
- a CDS encoding ABC transporter permease, with product MRVWAIVKRIINQFKRDKRTLALMLIAPLLLITLLNFLFDDSDVSPTVGVAGLSADMVKNLSDKKINVKKYSMATEINHTIKHDKLDGFIKQTGNSLDVTFENSDPSVTQEIKMKLQSAMMTKQDAETKQLVTKLSKQMGETKTNQQDMPGAKSMKTRMHYVYGNSHTKFFDTIGPIFIGFFVFFFVFLIAGISFLRERTTGTLERLMATPIKRLELELGYMIGFGIFALLQSVLVALYSVHVLGMVQNGSIWYVLLITLTLAIVSLALGMLLSTFANNEFQIIQFIPIVIVPQVLFCGIFKIEGMADWLQWIAHIMPMYYGATVLKGIMIKGETFQDFQGNFYILLLFAAVFLILNLFSLKKYRKA from the coding sequence ATGAGGGTATGGGCCATTGTCAAGCGGATTATTAACCAATTTAAGCGTGATAAAAGAACACTTGCGCTAATGCTCATTGCGCCATTACTGCTTATCACGTTATTAAATTTTTTATTTGATGATAGTGATGTTTCACCAACAGTTGGTGTAGCTGGCTTATCAGCAGATATGGTAAAGAATTTATCGGATAAAAAGATCAATGTAAAAAAGTATTCTATGGCAACAGAAATAAACCATACAATTAAACACGATAAATTAGACGGTTTTATCAAGCAAACGGGAAATAGCTTAGATGTAACGTTTGAAAACAGTGATCCTTCTGTTACCCAGGAAATAAAGATGAAATTACAAAGTGCTATGATGACAAAGCAAGATGCAGAAACAAAGCAATTGGTGACCAAATTATCAAAACAAATGGGAGAAACGAAAACCAATCAGCAAGACATGCCAGGAGCTAAAAGTATGAAAACAAGGATGCATTATGTATACGGAAACAGTCATACGAAGTTTTTTGATACGATTGGGCCAATCTTTATTGGTTTCTTTGTTTTCTTCTTTGTTTTTCTCATTGCAGGGATTTCTTTTTTACGTGAACGAACAACAGGGACACTCGAGCGGTTGATGGCTACACCGATTAAACGCCTTGAGTTAGAACTTGGCTATATGATTGGTTTTGGCATTTTTGCATTACTACAATCTGTTCTTGTGGCATTATATTCTGTGCACGTTTTAGGCATGGTCCAAAATGGTTCAATTTGGTATGTCTTACTTATTACGTTAACACTTGCTATTGTGTCGCTAGCGCTTGGAATGCTGCTTTCAACATTTGCAAATAATGAGTTCCAAATTATTCAATTCATTCCGATTGTGATTGTACCACAAGTTTTATTTTGCGGTATTTTTAAAATCGAAGGAATGGCGGATTGGTTACAATGGATTGCGCATATTATGCCAATGTATTACGGCGCAACAGTACTTAAAGGGATTATGATTAAAGGTGAAACTTTTCAAGATTTTCAAGGAAACTTTTACATTTTGTTATTGTTTGCTGCTGTCTTTTTGATTTTAAATCTTTTTTCATTAAAAAAATATCGTAAAGCATAA
- a CDS encoding TetR/AcrR family transcriptional regulator, with protein MDQEFDLVKQMLNVAEQDKRMSEKQKKIIQAAIELFSEKGFAGTSTSEIARRASVAEGTIFRHYKTKKDLLMAITMPTLIDGVIPFLAQDFSEQVLTQKYPDFESFVRGIIMNRFAFSKENGKAIKIYFLELFYHDELREQFSNIFMTHVKGKFDQLIDYYKERGEIAAMPNSTIMRALITNIVGFLLTRFVVMPDSDWQDEEEIDFTVAYILHGIAIK; from the coding sequence ATGGATCAAGAATTTGACTTAGTAAAACAAATGTTAAACGTGGCAGAACAAGATAAGCGAATGAGTGAAAAACAAAAGAAAATTATTCAAGCAGCGATCGAACTTTTTTCAGAAAAAGGCTTTGCTGGAACGAGTACAAGTGAAATTGCTAGGCGCGCAAGCGTTGCTGAAGGGACTATTTTTCGCCATTATAAAACAAAAAAAGATTTATTGATGGCGATTACGATGCCAACACTTATTGATGGTGTGATTCCCTTTTTAGCGCAAGATTTTTCGGAACAAGTGTTGACGCAGAAATATCCTGATTTTGAAAGTTTTGTGCGTGGGATTATTATGAATCGCTTTGCTTTTTCGAAAGAGAATGGGAAGGCAATTAAAATTTATTTTCTTGAGTTATTTTATCACGATGAGTTGCGTGAACAATTTTCTAACATTTTTATGACGCATGTGAAGGGGAAATTTGATCAACTCATTGATTATTATAAAGAACGAGGCGAAATTGCTGCAATGCCAAATAGTACCATTATGCGAGCATTAATTACAAACATCGTTGGTTTTTTATTAACACGTTTTGTCGTTATGCCAGATTCGGATTGGCAAGATGAAGAAGAGATCGATTTTACTGTAGCATATATTTTACATGGTATCGCTATAAAATAA
- a CDS encoding dicarboxylate/amino acid:cation symporter encodes MKILRNYTFTICLLLGIILGGVSGFIFGEKTQVIKPIGDLFLNLMFVMIVPLVFLSVASAIAGMKQMKRLGKIIGTVFAVFVMTALLAAIIAFIGVTLFNPLHSVNTSALLSHLPTMPAEKGKTIGDILVSTFTVSDFLALFTKANLLPLILFSILFGLATTMLGEKGKPIADLLHSGTAVILKMIQIIMYAAPIGLGCYFATTVGSLGPQILNGYLNAFLLYLTLTVIYFFGMNTLYAFIAGGKAGIQTFWKNVIPPALTAIATSSSAASIPVNLVATKKMGVPDDIAETVIPLGANTHKDGSVIGGMIKIAFLFTLFGKDMTSPTSIVAIILVAFLVGAVMGAIPSGGMTGELLICSIFGFSPELVGTIMIISTIIDIPATLLNSTGNTVCSMLITRFVEGKNWLLNKN; translated from the coding sequence ATGAAAATACTACGCAATTATACATTTACGATTTGTCTACTACTTGGTATTATACTTGGTGGAGTTTCTGGCTTTATCTTTGGTGAAAAAACACAAGTGATAAAGCCCATCGGTGATTTATTTTTAAACCTGATGTTTGTTATGATTGTTCCACTTGTTTTCTTAAGTGTTGCTTCAGCAATCGCTGGTATGAAGCAAATGAAGCGTCTAGGGAAAATCATCGGAACGGTTTTTGCTGTTTTTGTTATGACAGCACTTCTTGCAGCAATCATCGCGTTTATTGGTGTAACGCTCTTTAATCCACTCCATAGCGTTAACACTAGCGCTTTACTTAGCCATTTACCGACAATGCCTGCTGAAAAAGGAAAGACAATTGGTGATATTCTTGTATCTACGTTTACTGTTTCAGATTTTCTAGCACTTTTTACAAAAGCTAATCTATTACCACTTATCCTTTTTTCCATTTTATTTGGCTTGGCAACAACCATGCTTGGCGAAAAAGGAAAACCTATTGCTGACTTACTTCATTCAGGTACAGCAGTGATTTTAAAGATGATTCAAATCATTATGTACGCTGCACCGATTGGGTTAGGGTGCTATTTTGCCACAACGGTTGGGAGTCTTGGTCCACAAATTTTAAATGGCTATCTCAATGCCTTCTTATTATACCTGACGCTTACAGTCATTTATTTCTTTGGTATGAACACTTTATATGCCTTTATTGCCGGTGGTAAAGCAGGAATTCAGACATTTTGGAAAAACGTTATTCCTCCAGCTTTAACAGCTATTGCAACTTCTTCTAGCGCTGCCTCCATTCCAGTTAACCTTGTCGCAACAAAAAAAATGGGCGTCCCTGATGATATTGCAGAAACAGTTATTCCTCTTGGCGCAAACACCCATAAAGATGGTTCTGTTATCGGTGGCATGATTAAAATCGCTTTTCTTTTTACTTTATTTGGAAAAGATATGACTAGCCCAACAAGTATTGTAGCTATCATTTTAGTAGCCTTTTTAGTTGGTGCTGTTATGGGGGCCATTCCTAGCGGTGGCATGACAGGAGAACTTCTCATCTGCTCTATCTTTGGTTTCTCTCCTGAGCTTGTTGGTACCATCATGATTATTAGTACCATTATTGATATTCCAGCAACTCTGCTTAATTCAACTGGGAATACAGTTTGTAGCATGCTTATTACACGCTTTGTTGAAGGAAAGAATTGGCTTTTAAATAAAAATTAA
- a CDS encoding LTA synthase family protein: protein MNDRKGKIQAFFSKNYGFFILAVILFWLKSVIAYETQFKLGIENTMQQFLLMINPLSAAIFFLGLALFAKGKRSFIWLIIIDLLMTFILYANMVYYRFFSDFITLPNLNPKQMQNMGDMGGSVLALIHWTDIFFFVDILILIALLAFRFVKPDKSARIQARKVVGVLTLGIAVFLANLGLAEIDRPQLLTRTFDRNYIVKYLGMTNYQIYDAVKSTESQTQRALADSSDVNEVLNYTNSKYAAPNPTYFGKAKGKNVIYIHLESFQQFLINYKLNGQEVTPTINQFFKDKNTLSFTNFFHQTGQGKTADAEMMLENSLYGLSQGSAFTTKGQNTFQSAPGILGSLGYDSAVFHGNYKSFWNRDEVYKHFGYKHFFDASYYDMNDQDVSNYGLKDKPFFKESEPYLQSLKQPFYAKFITLTNHFPYPIDSSEASIGPANTGDSSVDTYFQTARYLDESVNSFLQYLKKTGLYDNSVIIMYGDHYGISDNHAKAMTQVLGKDYNAYQNAQAQRVPLMIHVPGVEGGIEPQYGGEIDVLPTLLHLLGIDSKDYLQMGSDLLSKDHKQVVPFRNGDFISSKFSSIGGNYYNQVTGQPITTETKEMKETKDAVAKELELSDAILQGDLLRFHTPKGFKPIEPNKYNYSKKTPSKTTDDAASTESK, encoded by the coding sequence ATGAATGATAGAAAAGGAAAAATCCAAGCTTTTTTTAGTAAAAATTATGGATTTTTTATTCTAGCTGTCATTTTGTTTTGGCTGAAATCAGTCATTGCATATGAAACGCAATTTAAACTGGGCATTGAAAATACAATGCAGCAATTTTTATTAATGATTAATCCACTTAGTGCGGCCATTTTCTTTCTAGGCCTTGCACTTTTTGCTAAAGGAAAGCGATCATTTATTTGGCTTATCATCATCGACCTTTTGATGACGTTTATTCTTTATGCAAATATGGTATATTATCGCTTTTTCAGCGATTTCATTACCTTACCGAATTTAAACCCAAAACAAATGCAAAACATGGGCGATATGGGCGGAAGTGTTCTTGCGCTGATCCATTGGACGGATATTTTCTTTTTTGTAGATATCCTAATTCTCATCGCTTTGCTCGCATTTCGCTTTGTTAAACCAGACAAGAGCGCACGTATTCAAGCAAGAAAAGTTGTTGGGGTATTAACGCTTGGTATAGCCGTATTTCTTGCTAACCTTGGCCTTGCTGAAATTGACCGTCCACAACTTTTAACAAGAACCTTCGATCGAAATTACATTGTTAAATATCTAGGCATGACGAACTATCAGATTTATGACGCTGTAAAGAGTACAGAATCGCAAACACAACGCGCACTTGCTGACAGTAGTGATGTCAATGAAGTACTTAACTACACCAATTCGAAATATGCAGCACCAAATCCGACCTATTTTGGAAAAGCAAAAGGCAAAAACGTCATCTATATTCACTTAGAAAGCTTCCAGCAATTCCTAATTAACTACAAATTGAATGGACAAGAAGTAACACCTACGATTAATCAATTCTTCAAAGATAAAAATACATTAAGCTTTACAAACTTCTTCCATCAAACTGGCCAAGGGAAAACTGCTGATGCTGAAATGATGCTTGAGAACTCACTTTATGGTTTATCTCAAGGCTCTGCTTTTACAACAAAAGGACAAAATACATTCCAATCAGCGCCCGGTATTCTTGGTAGCTTGGGTTATGATTCAGCTGTTTTCCATGGAAATTATAAGAGCTTTTGGAATCGTGATGAAGTATATAAGCATTTCGGATACAAACACTTTTTTGATGCAAGCTATTATGATATGAATGATCAAGATGTATCGAACTATGGCTTAAAAGACAAGCCATTCTTCAAAGAATCCGAGCCTTATCTTCAGTCGCTTAAACAACCATTTTATGCAAAATTCATCACACTAACCAATCACTTCCCTTATCCAATTGATTCATCTGAGGCAAGTATTGGCCCAGCAAACACTGGTGATTCTTCTGTTGATACGTATTTCCAAACAGCTCGTTACCTTGATGAGTCAGTCAATAGTTTCTTGCAATACCTTAAAAAAACAGGACTCTATGATAATTCCGTGATCATTATGTACGGCGACCATTACGGTATTTCTGACAATCATGCGAAAGCGATGACGCAAGTACTTGGTAAAGACTATAATGCTTATCAAAATGCTCAAGCACAACGCGTACCACTCATGATTCATGTTCCAGGTGTCGAAGGTGGCATCGAACCACAATATGGTGGTGAAATTGATGTCTTACCAACACTTCTTCACTTACTTGGTATTGATTCAAAAGATTATTTACAGATGGGTTCAGATTTACTTTCAAAAGATCATAAACAAGTTGTACCATTTAGAAATGGCGACTTTATTTCTTCTAAATTTTCGTCTATTGGTGGAAACTATTATAATCAAGTAACAGGGCAGCCTATTACAACTGAAACAAAAGAAATGAAAGAAACAAAAGACGCTGTTGCAAAAGAACTTGAACTTTCAGATGCAATCTTACAAGGAGATCTATTAAGATTTCATACACCAAAAGGCTTCAAGCCAATTGAACCAAATAAATACAACTACAGCAAGAAAACTCCTTCTAAAACAACAGATGATGCAGCAAGCACGGAATCTAAATAG
- a CDS encoding DNA-3-methyladenine glycosylase gives MTSVEQLFSLNDTILIARDLLGMKLVHEKDGIRYAGLITETEAYLGSYDRAAHSYKHLRTKRTEIMFQEAGFVYMYHMHQQVLLNFITMQAGIPEAVLIRGLEPVENMDQMIRNRKGKSGREITNGPGKLTKALALTMDDYGKSLFSSNIWLESGKTPENILATERIGIPNKELATFYPLRFIVSGNPYVSGRKMSAHVRNGWASS, from the coding sequence ATGACAAGTGTAGAACAGCTTTTTTCATTAAATGATACAATCCTGATTGCTCGAGATTTACTTGGGATGAAACTGGTTCATGAAAAAGATGGTATCCGTTATGCTGGATTGATAACAGAAACAGAAGCCTACCTTGGTTCCTATGACCGGGCGGCTCATAGCTATAAACATCTGCGAACGAAGCGAACAGAAATTATGTTTCAAGAAGCTGGATTTGTTTATATGTATCATATGCATCAACAAGTTTTACTCAATTTTATAACAATGCAGGCAGGAATTCCTGAGGCGGTTTTAATTCGTGGACTTGAGCCAGTTGAAAATATGGATCAAATGATTCGAAATCGAAAAGGGAAAAGTGGTCGAGAAATTACAAATGGACCTGGAAAGTTAACAAAAGCACTTGCTTTAACAATGGATGATTACGGTAAAAGCTTATTTAGTAGCAACATTTGGCTTGAAAGTGGAAAAACACCGGAAAACATTCTTGCAACGGAACGAATCGGTATCCCAAATAAAGAACTTGCCACATTTTATCCGCTGCGTTTTATTGTTAGTGGGAATCCTTATGTTTCTGGTCGAAAAATGTCAGCGCATGTGAGGAATGGATGGGCCAGCAGTTAG
- a CDS encoding class A sortase: MLRKRKTIAIIILLIGLLLVFSPFIKNWIVEYLSTHHKIGQFSAEELERNNQKKATFDYSSVEPPSVTNVLKGAKDYNKDAVIGNIAIPSVDINLLTFKGTNNANLLAGATTMLEDQTLGKGNYPLAGHHMRKQSMLFGPLMNIKKGAKVYITDLKKIYQYEIEQTKIIKDTNVSVLDQTTEPTITLITCDKPTETNKRFIATGKLIKTETLTKELKNKYFNS, encoded by the coding sequence ATGTTAAGAAAAAGGAAAACAATTGCTATTATTATACTTTTAATTGGCTTACTACTTGTGTTCTCTCCTTTTATTAAAAACTGGATTGTCGAATACCTCAGCACACATCACAAAATCGGACAATTTTCAGCAGAAGAACTAGAAAGAAACAACCAGAAAAAAGCCACATTTGATTATAGCAGCGTAGAACCTCCTTCTGTAACAAATGTATTGAAGGGCGCAAAAGATTATAATAAAGACGCTGTAATTGGGAACATTGCAATCCCATCTGTAGACATTAATTTACTTACATTCAAAGGAACAAATAACGCCAATTTATTAGCAGGTGCAACAACAATGCTTGAAGATCAAACTTTAGGAAAAGGCAATTATCCACTTGCAGGCCATCATATGCGTAAACAATCGATGTTATTTGGACCATTAATGAATATCAAAAAAGGTGCCAAAGTTTATATCACTGATTTGAAAAAGATTTATCAATACGAAATTGAACAAACTAAAATTATTAAAGATACCAATGTATCTGTTTTAGACCAAACGACAGAGCCAACCATTACACTAATTACTTGTGATAAACCAACAGAAACGAATAAACGCTTTATCGCAACAGGTAAGCTTATTAAAACAGAAACATTAACAAAAGAATTGAAAAACAAATATTTTAATTCATAG
- a CDS encoding MBL fold metallo-hydrolase, producing the protein MQLTIFGHWGGYPVKNEGTSSYLLEEDGFKLLVDVGASAVSIMENVINPNDLDAVIISHYHPDHVADVGILQHVRLLSDQVNRPPVLPIYAHREDERGYSYLDMKDVTKAYEYQVDDTLTIGPFKVTFLKTIHPVPCYAMRFEARGKAFVYTADSAFFEALIPFAKEADLLAADTNFYKDMAGKSKVHMASIEVGEVAEKADVKELMLTHLPQVGDLNTLKEEASTVYSGPITIAKKGLRKLI; encoded by the coding sequence ATGCAATTAACTATATTTGGACATTGGGGCGGATACCCTGTTAAAAATGAAGGAACATCAAGTTATTTGCTAGAAGAAGATGGTTTTAAGTTATTAGTCGATGTTGGTGCAAGTGCGGTTTCAATTATGGAAAATGTTATTAACCCAAATGACTTAGATGCAGTCATTATTAGTCATTATCATCCTGATCATGTAGCTGATGTTGGCATCTTACAGCATGTGCGTCTACTTTCAGATCAAGTCAATAGACCACCTGTTTTACCAATTTATGCACATCGTGAAGACGAGCGAGGTTATTCTTATCTAGACATGAAAGACGTAACTAAAGCTTATGAATATCAAGTTGATGATACGCTAACAATCGGCCCATTTAAGGTGACATTCTTAAAAACGATTCATCCTGTTCCTTGCTACGCTATGCGCTTTGAAGCGAGGGGAAAAGCTTTTGTATATACTGCGGATAGCGCATTTTTTGAAGCGCTCATTCCTTTTGCCAAAGAAGCTGATTTACTTGCTGCAGATACGAACTTTTATAAAGATATGGCCGGGAAATCTAAAGTACACATGGCAAGTATCGAAGTGGGAGAAGTTGCTGAAAAAGCAGATGTAAAGGAGTTAATGCTTACTCATTTACCGCAAGTAGGCGATTTGAACACACTAAAAGAAGAGGCAAGCACAGTTTATTCCGGCCCAATTACAATCGCCAAAAAGGGCTTAAGAAAATTAATTTAA
- a CDS encoding lipoate--protein ligase has translation MYFINNNNEKDPRINLAVEEFILTELKLKEPVLLFYINKPSIIIGRNQNTVEEINTDYVEKNEIIVVRRLSGGGAVYHDEGNLNFSFITDDDGDSFHNFAKVTQPIIAALKRLGVNAELKGRNDLLIDGYKVSGNAQFVTKGKMFSHGTLMFDLNLDHVAAALKPRKDKFESKGIKSIRSRVANISQFMDEEMSTEEFRDLLLRHIFDVENVKDVKEYKLTSEDWKRISEISVARYANWEWNYGKSPKFNLEHTKRFPIGSIDIRLNVARGIISDIKIFGDFFGVANIDEIEDKLKGINYQREALEQALANIDVKNYFGNITKAEFLELLY, from the coding sequence GTGTATTTCATTAATAATAATAACGAAAAAGATCCACGAATTAACTTAGCAGTAGAAGAATTTATTTTAACTGAACTTAAGCTTAAGGAACCAGTGTTGCTTTTTTACATTAACAAGCCCTCTATTATCATTGGTCGCAATCAAAATACAGTTGAAGAAATTAATACAGATTATGTTGAAAAAAATGAAATTATCGTTGTGCGCAGGTTATCTGGTGGCGGAGCAGTTTATCATGATGAGGGGAACTTGAATTTTAGCTTTATTACGGATGATGACGGGGATAGCTTCCATAATTTTGCTAAAGTTACGCAGCCAATTATCGCTGCATTAAAGCGTCTAGGGGTTAACGCTGAACTTAAAGGGCGGAATGATCTTTTGATTGATGGCTATAAAGTCTCTGGCAATGCCCAATTTGTAACCAAAGGAAAGATGTTTTCGCATGGGACATTAATGTTTGATTTAAATCTTGATCATGTTGCAGCAGCACTTAAGCCACGCAAAGATAAATTTGAATCAAAAGGCATCAAGTCAATACGCAGTCGTGTAGCTAATATTTCACAGTTTATGGATGAGGAAATGTCAACAGAAGAATTTCGTGATTTATTATTGCGTCATATTTTTGATGTAGAAAATGTAAAAGATGTAAAAGAATATAAGTTAACTTCCGAGGACTGGAAACGCATTAGCGAAATTTCAGTAGCCCGTTATGCCAATTGGGAGTGGAATTATGGAAAATCACCTAAATTTAATTTAGAGCACACAAAACGCTTTCCAATTGGTTCGATTGATATCCGTTTGAATGTCGCTAGAGGGATCATTTCTGATATTAAGATTTTTGGAGACTTCTTTGGTGTGGCTAACATTGATGAGATTGAAGACAAATTAAAGGGTATAAACTACCAAAGAGAAGCATTAGAACAGGCTTTAGCAAATATTGATGTGAAAAACTATTTTGGTAATATCACAAAAGCAGAATTTTTGGAGCTACTTTATTAA